A window from Drosophila miranda strain MSH22 chromosome Y unlocalized genomic scaffold, D.miranda_PacBio2.1 Contig_Y2_pilon, whole genome shotgun sequence encodes these proteins:
- the LOC117193035 gene encoding protein lethal(2)denticleless-like translates to MNIDNKLRSREHGFSNERTYDFGLRRLCVAKEDSWRGIAPANYCPDFNPEPPIFSAKFANCNGYRHILAIANEDGKITLQDSTQRNHEPEEQSLPGPQCHYNAVFDLEWAPGQMRFVSASGDHTARLWEVAGSGIRGLNSYIGHTRSVKSAAFKRTDPAVFATGGRDGAIFIWDIRANLNMDLTSRVDNCIYSGHTGGPGTAVSQRKQRSRTPKMSYSATSSSITGLAFQDDNTLISCGAGDGVIKVWDLRRNYTAYRKEPLPRHKLPYAGHSTFRGFTNLIVDAAGTRLFANCMDNTIYCYNLVSYSPKPLACYKGLLNSTFYIKSCLSPDGKYLLSGSSDERAYIWNIEHAKEPLVALSGHTVEVTCVAWGSSHDCPIVTCSDDARHKIWRMGPDLEGLSEAERADKYRGHASYVRQFSKKSTAPATGNHKYNLRDLESTPRSLKRLMDQNERPPGSVEKAPSMKRSFLDMLGVVSSEADAEQTQKRTKPLESRGRRLFGPSSQEPTCTHIQLPPIGEEEASPSKKQKKNAAADNISPGTKLLSLNSSPVHSPLSENVNHIYASPPTTSTAAAAAAAAATAASEGAGQQPLSSVIYSPTSNLPNYVLDGEAPHLAIMSPKRKAKEKVDWLTNIRKQKLMNGRAHVSLSDKINEEQQQAISVDVLASPRLQCLRQSEYSPRLKDTPRRRISHTDAGGGAGGSSGSIPQPQPRTPTSSRRNSETTLLRFFSVQRNSSVAPDETATASGPSEMSPPPSVTPLTLRTPSTAVGSD, encoded by the exons ATGAACATAGACAACAAATTGCGCAGCAGGGAGCACGGGTTCT CCAACGAGCGGACCTACGATTTCGGCCTGCGTCGCCTGTGCGTGGCCAAGGAGGACAGTTGGCGGGGAATCGCTCCGGCCAACTACTGCCCGGACTTCAACCCAGAGCCGCCCATATTCTCGGCCAAGTTTGCCAATTGCAACGGCTATAGGCACATTCTGGCCATAGCCAATGAGGATGGCAAGATCACACTGCAGGACAGCACACAGCGCAACCACGAGCCGGAGGAGCAGTCCCTGCCGGGGCCGCAGTGCCATTACAATGCAGTCTTCGACCTGGAGTGGGCCCCGGGGCAGATGCGGTTCGTTTCCGCCTCGGGGGACCACACAGCACGGCTCTGGGAGGTGGCTGGCTCGGGCATTAGGGGACTCAACTCGTATATTGGCCACACACGATCCGTTAAGTCGGCCGCCTTCAAGCGAACAGACCCAGCCGTGTTTGCCACTGGCGGGCGAGACGGAGCCATTTTCATCTGGGACATACGGGCCAATCTCAACATGGATCTGACCTCTCGCGTGGACAACTGCATCTACAGCGGGCACACGGGGGGACCGGGCACGGCCGTCTCGCAGCGAAAGCAGCGCTCACGCACGCCCAAGATGTCGTACAGCGCCACCTCGAGCAGCATCACGGGATTGGCCTTCCAGGACGACAACACCCTGATATCCTGTGGCGCTGGCGACGGCGTGATCAAGGTATGGGATCTGCGACGCAACTATACGGCCTACAGGAAGGAGCCGCTGCCCAGGCACAAGCTGCCGTATGCCGGACACTCCACCTTCCGGGGATTTACCAATCTCATTGTGGATGCGGCAGGGACGCGGCTCTTTGCCAACTGCATGGACAACACGATCTACTGCTACAATCTGGTATCGTACTCCCCCAAGCCGCTGGCCTGCTACAAGGGTCTGCTGAATTCCACCTTCTACATCAAGTCCTGTCTAAGTCCGGATGGAAAGTACCTGTTGAGCGGCAGCAGTGACGAGCGGGCGTACATCTGGAACATAGAACATGCAAAGGAGCCGCTGGTGGCTCTGTCTGGCCACACGGTCGAGGTGACCTGCGTCGCCTGGGGCTCCTCCCACGACTGTCCCATTGTCACCTGCAGTGACGATGCGCGGCATAAGATCTGGCGCATGGGACCCGACCTGGAGGGTCTTAGCGAGGCCGAGAGGGCGGACAAGTATCGCGGCCATGCAAGCTATGTGCGCCAATTCAGCAAAAAGTCCACGGCTCCGGCCACCGGCAACCACAAGTACAACCTGAGGGATCTGGAGTCAACGCCACGCTCGCTGAAGCGCCTGATGGACCAGAACGAACGCCCGCCTGGCTCCGTCGAAAAGGCTCCGTCCATGAAGCGTTCATTTCTGGACATGCTGGGCGTGGTCAGCAGCGAGGCTGATGCCGAGCAAACGCAGAAACGAACCAAGCCCCTGGAATCCCGCGGAAGGCGACTCTTCGGGCCCTCCAGCCAAGAGCCCACTTGCACGCACATTCAGCTGCCGCCGATTGGCGAGGAAGAAGCATCGCCCAgcaaaaagcaaaagaagAACGCAGCCGCCGATAATATTTCCCCGGGGACCAAGCTGCTAAGCCTCAACTCCTCGCCGGTCCACTCGCCGCTCAGCGAGAATGTCAACCACATATACGCCTCACCACCCACTACATccacagctgcagctgcagcagcggcggcggcaacgGCTGCCTCCGAGggagctggccagcagccCCTCTCCTCTGTGATCTACTCGCCCACATCGAACCTGCCCAACTACGTGCTGGACGGGGAGGCACCGCATCTGGCCATAATGTCGCCCAAGCGCAAGGCCAAGGAAAAGGTCGACTGGCTGACGAACATACGCAAGCAGAAGCTGATGAACGGCAGAGCGCACGTctcgctcagcgacaaaatcaacgaggagcagcagcaggccatCTCTGTGGATGTTTTGGCCTCGCCGCGTCTCCAGTGCCTGCGTCAGTCGGAGTACAGTCCCCGCTTAAAGGACACTCCCCGGCGGCGCATCTCGCACACTGATGCTGGAGGTGGTGCGGGCGGATCAAGCGGATCCATACCACAACCGCAGCCACGCACACCCACCTCCAGTCGCCGGAACAGTGAGACGACACTGCTCCGCTTCTTCAGCGTTCAGCGCAACAGCAGTGTGGCACCCGACGAGACGGCGACAGCGTCGGGGCCAAGCGAGATGTCGCCACCTCCATCGGTCACGCCGCTGACTCTGCGAACGCCCTCGACAGCGGTGGGAAGCGATTAA
- the LOC117193036 gene encoding protein tumorous imaginal discs, mitochondrial-like isoform X1, whose translation MISCQNLFVLRGQLPAIRGWRRYQQHLRTTLKHSSSFLPWGSTAPPSISHASASKLSLLGLRTRDDGRHTVRSFHTSSRMLAKDYYTTLGVAKNANGKDIKKAYYQLAKKYHPDTNKEDPDAGRKFQEVSEAYEVLSDDQKRRDYDTYGQTAENMSRQGGGFGGGGGGAGPFGPEGFSQSWQFRSTIDPEELFRKIFGEGNFRTNSFDGFADSKFGFGQAQEIVMDLTFAQAARGVNKDVNVNVVDKCPKCAGSKCEPGTKPGRCQYCNGTGFETISTGPFVMRSTCRYCQGTRQYIKYPCSECEGKGKTVQRRKVTVPVPAGIENGQTVRMQVGSKELFVTFRVERSDYFHRDGADVHTDVVISVSQSVLGGTVRVQGVYEDQWINIEPGTSSHHKHTLRGKGLKRVNAHGHGDHYVHIKIDVPRKLSKEQRALIEAFAELELDTPGKIHGITQTKNGSKKATTGASEQSGAVGGRAAKATSKESTSETKEQQDQKESKPSGGSGQSEGGGGGGFLNKIKSMFN comes from the exons ATGatttcgtgtcaaaatttgTTTGTACTCCGCGGCCAACTGCCGGCGATCCGCGGCTGGCGCCGGTACCAACAGCACTTACGGACAACTCTGAAACACAGCTCCAGCTTCTTGCCTTGGGGCTCCACGGCACCGCCGAGTATATCGCACGCGTCCGCGTCCAAATTGTCATTGCTGGGGCTTAGGACACGCGATGATGGACGACACACAGTACGCAGTTTTCACACCTCTAGCCGCATGCTGGCCAAAGACTACTACACGACACTGGGGGTGGCCAAGAACGCCAATGGGAAGGATATCAAGAAGGCCTACTATCAGCTGGCCAAGAAGTACCATCCGGACACCAACAAGGAGGACCCGGATGCCGGTCGCAAATTCCAGGAGGTCTCCGAGGCCTACGAGGTGCTCAGCGATGATCAGAAGCGGCGTGACTACGACACCTACGGACAGACGGCGGAGAACATGAGTCGTCAGGGTGGCGGAttcggtggcggcggcggcggggcAGGACCCTTCGGACCCGAGGGCTTCTCACAGAGCTGGCAGTTCCGCTCGACCATCGATCCCGAGGAGCTGTTCCGCAAGATTTTCGGCGAGGGAAACTTCCGCACCAACAGTTTCGACGGCTTCGCCGACTCCAAGTTCGGTTTCGGACAGGCTCAGGAGATAGTCATGGACTTGACCTTCGCCCAGGCAGCTCGCGGCGTCAATAAGGATGTGAATGTCAATGTGGTGGACAAGTGCCCCAAGTGCGCCGGCTCCAAGTGCGAGCCGGGCACAAAGCCGGGCCGCTGCCAGTACTGTAACGGCACAGGTTTCGAGACCATCTCGACGGGACCCTTCGTCATGCGTTCCACGTGCCGCTACTGCCAGGGCACGCGCCAGTACATCAAGTATCCGTGCAGCGAGTGCGAGGGCAAGGGAAAGACTGTGCAGCGCCGCAAGGTGACAGTACCGGTGCCGGCGGGCATCGAGAACGGACAAACGGTGCGCATGCAGGTGGGCAGCAAGGAACTGTTTGTGACCTTCCGAGTGGAACGGAGCGACTACTTCCACCGTGACGGGGCCGACGTACACACAGACGTGGTCATCTCGGTGTCACAGTCCGTCCTGGGCGGCACTGTACGCGTCCAGGGAGTCTACGAGGACCAGTGGATTAACATTGAACCGGGCACCTCCTCCCACCACAAGCACACGTTGCGAGGCAAGGGCCTGAAGCGGGTAAACGCTCACGGCCATGGCGATCACTATGTACACATCAAAATTGATGTCCCGCGGAAGCTGAGCAAGGAGCAGCGCGCACTCATCGAGGCCTTCgccgagctggagctggacaCGCCAGGCAAGATCCACGGCATCACCCAGACAAAAAATGGCAGTAAGAAAGCAAC CACAGGTGCGAGTGAACAATCCGGAGCTGTTGGAGGCAGAGCAGCCAAAGCAACCAGCAAAGAAAGCACAAGCGAAACCAAGGAACAGCAGGACCAAAAAGAGTCCAAGCCCAGTGGGGGCTCAGGGCAAAGCGAAGGCGGAGGCGGGGGAGGCTTCTTAAACAAGATCAAATCGATGTTCAACTGA
- the LOC117193036 gene encoding protein tumorous imaginal discs, mitochondrial-like isoform X3 yields MISCQNLFVLRGQLPAIRGWRRYQQHLRTTLKHSSSFLPWGSTAPPSISHASASKLSLLGLRTRDDGRHTVRSFHTSSRMLAKDYYTTLGVAKNANGKDIKKAYYQLAKKYHPDTNKEDPDAGRKFQEVSEAYEVLSDDQKRRDYDTYGQTAENMSRQGGGFGGGGGGAGPFGPEGFSQSWQFRSTIDPEELFRKIFGEGNFRTNSFDGFADSKFGFGQAQEIVMDLTFAQAARGVNKDVNVNVVDKCPKCAGSKCEPGTKPGRCQYCNGTGFETISTGPFVMRSTCRYCQGTRQYIKYPCSECEGKGKTVQRRKVTVPVPAGIENGQTVRMQVGSKELFVTFRVERSDYFHRDGADVHTDVVISVSQSVLGGTVRVQGVYEDQWINIEPGTSSHHKHTLRGKGLKRVNAHGHGDHYVHIKIDVPRKLSKEQRALIEAFAELELDTPGKIHGITQTKNGSKKATCE; encoded by the exons ATGatttcgtgtcaaaatttgTTTGTACTCCGCGGCCAACTGCCGGCGATCCGCGGCTGGCGCCGGTACCAACAGCACTTACGGACAACTCTGAAACACAGCTCCAGCTTCTTGCCTTGGGGCTCCACGGCACCGCCGAGTATATCGCACGCGTCCGCGTCCAAATTGTCATTGCTGGGGCTTAGGACACGCGATGATGGACGACACACAGTACGCAGTTTTCACACCTCTAGCCGCATGCTGGCCAAAGACTACTACACGACACTGGGGGTGGCCAAGAACGCCAATGGGAAGGATATCAAGAAGGCCTACTATCAGCTGGCCAAGAAGTACCATCCGGACACCAACAAGGAGGACCCGGATGCCGGTCGCAAATTCCAGGAGGTCTCCGAGGCCTACGAGGTGCTCAGCGATGATCAGAAGCGGCGTGACTACGACACCTACGGACAGACGGCGGAGAACATGAGTCGTCAGGGTGGCGGAttcggtggcggcggcggcggggcAGGACCCTTCGGACCCGAGGGCTTCTCACAGAGCTGGCAGTTCCGCTCGACCATCGATCCCGAGGAGCTGTTCCGCAAGATTTTCGGCGAGGGAAACTTCCGCACCAACAGTTTCGACGGCTTCGCCGACTCCAAGTTCGGTTTCGGACAGGCTCAGGAGATAGTCATGGACTTGACCTTCGCCCAGGCAGCTCGCGGCGTCAATAAGGATGTGAATGTCAATGTGGTGGACAAGTGCCCCAAGTGCGCCGGCTCCAAGTGCGAGCCGGGCACAAAGCCGGGCCGCTGCCAGTACTGTAACGGCACAGGTTTCGAGACCATCTCGACGGGACCCTTCGTCATGCGTTCCACGTGCCGCTACTGCCAGGGCACGCGCCAGTACATCAAGTATCCGTGCAGCGAGTGCGAGGGCAAGGGAAAGACTGTGCAGCGCCGCAAGGTGACAGTACCGGTGCCGGCGGGCATCGAGAACGGACAAACGGTGCGCATGCAGGTGGGCAGCAAGGAACTGTTTGTGACCTTCCGAGTGGAACGGAGCGACTACTTCCACCGTGACGGGGCCGACGTACACACAGACGTGGTCATCTCGGTGTCACAGTCCGTCCTGGGCGGCACTGTACGCGTCCAGGGAGTCTACGAGGACCAGTGGATTAACATTGAACCGGGCACCTCCTCCCACCACAAGCACACGTTGCGAGGCAAGGGCCTGAAGCGGGTAAACGCTCACGGCCATGGCGATCACTATGTACACATCAAAATTGATGTCCCGCGGAAGCTGAGCAAGGAGCAGCGCGCACTCATCGAGGCCTTCgccgagctggagctggacaCGCCAGGCAAGATCCACGGCATCACCCAGACAAAAAATGGCAGTAAGAAAGCAAC GTGCGAGTGA
- the LOC117193036 gene encoding protein tumorous imaginal discs, mitochondrial-like isoform X2, with the protein MISCQNLFVLRGQLPAIRGWRRYQQHLRTTLKHSSSFLPWGSTAPPSISHASASKLSLLGLRTRDDGRHTVRSFHTSSRMLAKDYYTTLGVAKNANGKDIKKAYYQLAKKYHPDTNKEDPDAGRKFQEVSEAYEVLSDDQKRRDYDTYGQTAENMSRQGGGFGGGGGGAGPFGPEGFSQSWQFRSTIDPEELFRKIFGEGNFRTNSFDGFADSKFGFGQAQEIVMDLTFAQAARGVNKDVNVNVVDKCPKCAGSKCEPGTKPGRCQYCNGTGFETISTGPFVMRSTCRYCQGTRQYIKYPCSECEGKGKTVQRRKVTVPVPAGIENGQTVRMQVGSKELFVTFRVERSDYFHRDGADVHTDVVISVSQSVLGGTVRVQGVYEDQWINIEPGTSSHHKHTLRGKGLKRVNAHGHGDHYVHIKIDVPRKLSKEQRALIEAFAELELDTPGKIHGITQTKNGTQVRVNNPELLEAEQPKQPAKKAQAKPRNSRTKKSPSPVGAQGKAKAEAGEAS; encoded by the exons ATGatttcgtgtcaaaatttgTTTGTACTCCGCGGCCAACTGCCGGCGATCCGCGGCTGGCGCCGGTACCAACAGCACTTACGGACAACTCTGAAACACAGCTCCAGCTTCTTGCCTTGGGGCTCCACGGCACCGCCGAGTATATCGCACGCGTCCGCGTCCAAATTGTCATTGCTGGGGCTTAGGACACGCGATGATGGACGACACACAGTACGCAGTTTTCACACCTCTAGCCGCATGCTGGCCAAAGACTACTACACGACACTGGGGGTGGCCAAGAACGCCAATGGGAAGGATATCAAGAAGGCCTACTATCAGCTGGCCAAGAAGTACCATCCGGACACCAACAAGGAGGACCCGGATGCCGGTCGCAAATTCCAGGAGGTCTCCGAGGCCTACGAGGTGCTCAGCGATGATCAGAAGCGGCGTGACTACGACACCTACGGACAGACGGCGGAGAACATGAGTCGTCAGGGTGGCGGAttcggtggcggcggcggcggggcAGGACCCTTCGGACCCGAGGGCTTCTCACAGAGCTGGCAGTTCCGCTCGACCATCGATCCCGAGGAGCTGTTCCGCAAGATTTTCGGCGAGGGAAACTTCCGCACCAACAGTTTCGACGGCTTCGCCGACTCCAAGTTCGGTTTCGGACAGGCTCAGGAGATAGTCATGGACTTGACCTTCGCCCAGGCAGCTCGCGGCGTCAATAAGGATGTGAATGTCAATGTGGTGGACAAGTGCCCCAAGTGCGCCGGCTCCAAGTGCGAGCCGGGCACAAAGCCGGGCCGCTGCCAGTACTGTAACGGCACAGGTTTCGAGACCATCTCGACGGGACCCTTCGTCATGCGTTCCACGTGCCGCTACTGCCAGGGCACGCGCCAGTACATCAAGTATCCGTGCAGCGAGTGCGAGGGCAAGGGAAAGACTGTGCAGCGCCGCAAGGTGACAGTACCGGTGCCGGCGGGCATCGAGAACGGACAAACGGTGCGCATGCAGGTGGGCAGCAAGGAACTGTTTGTGACCTTCCGAGTGGAACGGAGCGACTACTTCCACCGTGACGGGGCCGACGTACACACAGACGTGGTCATCTCGGTGTCACAGTCCGTCCTGGGCGGCACTGTACGCGTCCAGGGAGTCTACGAGGACCAGTGGATTAACATTGAACCGGGCACCTCCTCCCACCACAAGCACACGTTGCGAGGCAAGGGCCTGAAGCGGGTAAACGCTCACGGCCATGGCGATCACTATGTACACATCAAAATTGATGTCCCGCGGAAGCTGAGCAAGGAGCAGCGCGCACTCATCGAGGCCTTCgccgagctggagctggacaCGCCAGGCAAGATCCACGGCATCACCCAGACAAAAAATGGCA CACAGGTGCGAGTGAACAATCCGGAGCTGTTGGAGGCAGAGCAGCCAAAGCAACCAGCAAAGAAAGCACAAGCGAAACCAAGGAACAGCAGGACCAAAAAGAGTCCAAGCCCAGTGGGGGCTCAGGGCAAAGCGAAGGCGGAGGCGGGGGAGGCTTCTTAA